One Benincasa hispida cultivar B227 chromosome 5, ASM972705v1, whole genome shotgun sequence genomic window carries:
- the LOC120077831 gene encoding cytochrome b561 and DOMON domain-containing protein At5g47530-like, with translation MELKLQSFFSVLILFSLCLSASAQTCRNYNGFTNNEVFEACVDHPVLNSFLHWTLIQSNNTLRIAFRRPSTSPNQWIAWAINPQGLAMFGSQALVAYRNSSGIPHAYTSNVAFPGPTLQESSISFEVPQLTATYVNNEMTIFATIILPASMTTINQVWQEGPLAGGSPASHAITDTNKASRNTLNLLTGSSTAAEDTVLKKRNTHGVLNAVSWGTMMPMGAIFARYLKVFKGADPAWFYLHVACQSSAYAVGVAGWATGIKLGGESLAVEYNTHRNIGITLFVFGTLQVFALLLRPNKDHKYRIYWNIYHHSIGYSVIVLSIINVFKGLDILNPDGKWKRAYTGIIIFLGAVAVVLEVVTWIICIKRKRSNSDKFPHNINGVNGINGNATRGENRV, from the exons ATGGAACTGAAACTCCAAAGCTTCTTCTCTGTTTTGATCCTCTTCTCTTTATGCCTCTCAGCCTCAGCTCAGACTTGCAGAAACTACAATGGTTTTACAAACAATGAAGTGTTTGAAGCTTGTGTAGATCATCCAGTGCTCAACTCTTTCCTTCATTGGACCTTAATTCAATCAAACAACACCTTGAGAATTGCTTTCAGACGTCCTTCAACCTCTCCCAATCAGTGGATTGCTTGGGCTATTAATCCACAAGGCCTCGCCATGTTTGGCTCTCAAGCTCTAGTCGCCTACCGAAATTCCTCTGGAATTCCTCATGCTTACACTTCAAACGTGGCTTTCCCTGGTCCAACCCTGCAAGAAAGCAGCATAAGCTTTGAAGTTCCTCAACTCACAGCCACTTATGTCAATAATGAAATGACCATTTTTGCAACCATTATTCTTCCTGCTAGCATGACCACAATTAATCAAGTATGGCAAGAAGGCCCTTTGGCTGGAGGTTCTCCAGCTTCCCACGCCATTACAGACACAAACAAAGCTTCAAGAAACACCCTCAATTTGCTTACTGGATCAAGCACAGCAGCTGAGGATACTGTTCTCAAGAAGAGAAAC actCATGGAGTTTTGAACGCTGTTAGTTGGGGAACTATGATGCCGATGGGAGCAATTTTCGCTAGATATTTGAAGGTTTTCAAAGGAGCAGATCCAGCTTGGTTTTACCTTCACGTCGCTTGTCAATCCTCCGCCTACGCCGTCGGTGTCGCCGGTTGGGCCACCGGTATAAAACTCGGCGGCGAATCCCTCGCTGTTGAATACAACACTCATCGCAACATTGGAATCACCCTCTTCGTCTTCGGAACTCTTCAG gTTTTCGCTCTGCTTTTGAGGCCAAACAAGGATCACAAATACAGAATCTATTGGAACATTTACCATCACTCAATCGGATACAGTGTGATTGTTCTTAGCATCATCAACGTCTTTAAAGGATTAGATATCTTGAACCCTGATGGCAAATGGAAACGAGCTTACACCGGAATCATCATCTTCTTGGGCGCCGTCGCCGTCGTTCTTGAAGTCGTTACATGGATTATCTGCATcaagagaaagcgatcaaactCCGATAAGTTTCCTCACAACATCAATGGCGTAAACGGGATCAATGGAAATGCTACTAGAGGAGAAAACAGAGTTTGA
- the LOC120077832 gene encoding N-acetyltransferase 9-like protein: MKKNGVSLEGETVILVPYMEAHVPKYHQWMKDPALLQATGSEPLTLDQEFQMQQSWTQDPNKQTFIVLDKELVEGKFIHGNPGVEAMVGDVNLYMNDLDDSLLAEVEIMIAESKSRGKGFGKESVLMMMGFAVKNLGIHTFRAKIGDLNEGSLSLFKKLGFEETSYSEIFKEVTLELKVTKSKHEELLDMFGKIVTYD; encoded by the exons ATGAAGAAAAATGGAGTGAGTTTAGAAGGggaaacggtaattttggtgcCTTACATGGAAGCGCACGTTCCAAAGTATCACCAATGGATGAAAGACCCAGCTCTTCTTCAAGCCACAGGCTCCGAGCCCCTCACTCTTGATCAGGAGTTCCAGATGCAACAATCATGGACACAAGACCCAAACA AGCAGACTTTCATTGTATTGGATAAGGAATTGGTTGAGGGAAAATTCATCCATGGAAATCCTGGTGTTGAAG CCATGGTTGGTGATGTGaatctttacatgaatgatctggatGATTCCCTTTTAGCAGAAGTCGAAATAATGATAGCTGAATCCAAGAG CCGTGGAAAAGGATTTGGGAAAGAATCTGTCCTGATGATGATGGGATTTGCAGTCAAGAACCTTGGGATCCATACTTTCCGGGCGAAAATTGGAGACTTGAATGAAGGGTCTCTCAGTTTGTTCAAAAAATTG GGCTTCGAAGAGACTTCTTACAGCGAAATCTTCAAGGAG GTAACTCTGGAGTTAAAGGTAACAAAGTCCAAGCATGAGGAGCTGCTTGATATGTTTGGTAAAATAGTAACTTATGACTAG